The Amycolatopsis mongoliensis genome includes a window with the following:
- a CDS encoding ATP-binding protein, whose protein sequence is MTGDSFEFEAEPAQIRLVRSWARARLSAGDVPDEVAEDVVLITGELATNAVRHAAGPLRAVLICGDAAVWVGVEDAGGSAWFDPVVPEAAPAGTGLTLVAACSDRRGHFHRGDGGKTVWAEIPLVS, encoded by the coding sequence ATGACCGGGGATAGCTTCGAGTTCGAGGCGGAGCCGGCGCAGATCAGGCTGGTGCGGTCGTGGGCGCGGGCGCGGCTGAGTGCCGGAGACGTCCCGGACGAGGTGGCCGAGGACGTCGTGCTGATCACGGGGGAACTCGCGACCAACGCCGTCCGGCACGCCGCCGGCCCCCTGCGCGCCGTGCTGATCTGCGGCGATGCCGCGGTGTGGGTCGGGGTGGAGGACGCCGGCGGGTCCGCGTGGTTCGACCCGGTCGTGCCCGAGGCCGCTCCGGCCGGGACGGGGCTCACCCTGGTCGCCGCCTGTTCCGACCGGCGCGGGCACTTCCACCGCGGCGACGGCGGCAAGACCGTGTGGGCCGAGATCCCGCTCGTGTCCTGA
- a CDS encoding PP2C family protein-serine/threonine phosphatase, with product MHPYLTRIRRRLRAACGEAGVPADDRARLVLAVTLLAEPALAAGEAVDVTTTAADHRLTVTVRFARAVAQSRRNALPLLPEAGDDGVLTWHLTGGRAPAGPADPDDERATRQEMLALIARADTLAHEQRELKHELAETNRGVLAMYVGLEQRDERLRHAHAAIFRELEDALRPPAPVVPGLELAVHYSPTDQDSPTGGDLYDWFVLPGGELHVTLVDAVGHGVTSTRDALTVTHAIRTLALEGHPFPDLIARAARALATIEAGLMATVLLARVDPATGRTRLANGSHPEPVLVTAEGGARLLPAAVVGRGIGFPAPGSPRLVELDLAPGDTLLLYTDGLVESRKDVDEGQARLLALAGEHRARPAAVLPRELVTRMHDVVTYADDTVVIVVRRT from the coding sequence ATGCACCCGTACCTGACCCGGATCCGGCGGCGGCTGCGCGCCGCCTGCGGCGAAGCCGGCGTGCCTGCCGACGACCGCGCGCGGCTGGTGCTCGCCGTGACGCTGCTCGCCGAACCCGCCCTCGCCGCGGGGGAAGCCGTCGACGTGACCACGACGGCCGCCGACCACCGCCTCACCGTCACCGTCCGGTTCGCCCGGGCCGTGGCCCAATCCCGGCGGAACGCGCTGCCGCTGCTGCCGGAAGCGGGCGACGACGGTGTGCTCACCTGGCACCTCACCGGCGGCCGGGCCCCGGCCGGCCCCGCCGATCCCGACGACGAAAGGGCCACGCGGCAGGAGATGCTCGCGCTGATCGCCCGTGCCGACACCCTCGCCCACGAGCAGCGGGAGCTCAAGCACGAGCTCGCGGAGACCAACAGGGGCGTGCTCGCGATGTACGTCGGCCTCGAACAGCGCGACGAGCGGCTCCGCCACGCCCACGCGGCCATCTTCCGCGAGCTGGAGGACGCCCTCCGGCCGCCCGCGCCGGTCGTGCCGGGCCTGGAGCTGGCCGTCCACTACTCCCCGACCGACCAGGACTCCCCGACCGGCGGCGACCTCTACGACTGGTTCGTCCTGCCCGGCGGCGAGCTCCACGTGACGCTCGTCGACGCGGTCGGCCACGGCGTCACCTCGACCCGGGACGCCCTCACCGTCACCCACGCGATCCGGACCCTCGCCCTGGAGGGGCACCCGTTCCCGGACCTGATCGCCCGCGCCGCCCGCGCCCTCGCCACGATCGAGGCCGGGCTGATGGCCACGGTGCTGCTCGCCCGCGTCGACCCGGCGACCGGCCGCACGCGGCTCGCGAACGGAAGCCACCCCGAACCCGTGCTGGTCACCGCCGAGGGCGGTGCGCGGCTGCTGCCCGCCGCCGTCGTCGGCCGCGGGATAGGCTTCCCCGCACCCGGCAGCCCCCGGCTCGTCGAACTGGACCTGGCGCCGGGCGACACCCTGCTGCTGTACACCGACGGTCTCGTCGAGAGCCGCAAGGACGTCGACGAAGGTCAGGCCCGGCTGCTGGCGCTGGCCGGCGAGCACCGCGCCCGGCCGGCCGCGGTGCTGCCCCGCGAACTGGTGACCCGGATGCACGACGTCGTCACCTACGCCGACGACACGGTCGTCATCGTCGTCCGCCGGACCTGA
- a CDS encoding ATP-binding protein has product MRPDERTGEAHDVHPVRVEEDLLAARHAVRAGAVAAGFSIIDQTKIVTAASELVRNAYIHGGGGTMTVGLVHDATGRVGLQLRVRDEGPGITDAEQALADGFSTGAGLGHGLGGTRRLVDDFHLDTAPGHGTTVTVVRWKP; this is encoded by the coding sequence ATGCGCCCTGACGAGCGAACCGGCGAAGCCCACGACGTCCACCCGGTGCGGGTGGAGGAGGACCTGCTGGCCGCCCGCCACGCCGTGCGGGCCGGCGCGGTCGCCGCGGGCTTCTCGATCATCGACCAGACGAAGATCGTCACCGCGGCCAGCGAGCTCGTCCGCAACGCCTACATCCACGGGGGCGGCGGCACGATGACCGTCGGCCTGGTGCACGACGCCACCGGCCGCGTCGGGCTGCAGCTCCGGGTGCGCGACGAAGGCCCCGGCATCACCGACGCCGAGCAGGCGCTGGCCGACGGGTTCAGCACCGGGGCCGGGCTCGGCCACGGCCTCGGCGGCACCCGCCGCCTGGTCGACGACTTCCACCTCGACACCGCGCCCGGCCACGGCACCACGGTGACCGTCGTGCGCTGGAAACCGTGA
- a CDS encoding MarR family transcriptional regulator codes for MSGLADLFEAVLERVRDVSPQPLSVSQLRAVVALDRHDGVNLRELAERLDSTPPLVSRLCDRLEAVGFLERLPSARSRRELTLRLSDRGRAYLRDLRARRRESIQALLGKMSPAGRAALTAGLQEYRALADADGDATGLR; via the coding sequence GTGTCGGGCCTCGCCGACCTCTTCGAGGCGGTGCTCGAACGCGTCCGGGACGTCTCGCCGCAGCCGCTGTCGGTGTCGCAGCTGCGCGCGGTGGTCGCGCTGGACCGCCACGACGGGGTCAACCTGCGGGAGCTGGCCGAACGGCTGGACTCGACGCCGCCGCTGGTGAGCCGGCTCTGCGACCGGCTGGAGGCGGTGGGGTTCCTCGAACGGCTGCCCAGCGCGCGCAGCCGGCGGGAGCTGACGCTGCGGCTGTCCGACCGCGGCCGCGCCTACCTGCGCGACCTGCGCGCGCGGCGCCGGGAGAGCATCCAGGCGCTGCTGGGGAAGATGAGCCCGGCCGGCCGGGCCGCGCTGACCGCCGGGCTGCAGGAGTACCGGGCGCTCGCCGACGCGGACGGCGACGCCACCGGGCTCCGGTGA
- a CDS encoding PP2C family protein-serine/threonine phosphatase — protein MDRSLAVERLLRDVPPHELPAALRSALGEHFGALAVELLLADYALTELCQVGREPYTTEPIPVEGTTPGEAFLSQAAAFSHDGERVTGYLPISVRGDRLGVLAVTLPREPEPPVWAELERFAEAVAHELFVADRDTDLYIQARRSSRLTLAAEMQWQLLPGRACTRAEFALGGQLEPAYAIYGDCFDWSASARKLAVTLINGMGEGSEAALLTNLAVNALRNARRAGIALDAQAELADQAVYAHYRGAEHVAALLLEFDLATGAVSVVDAGSPRLWRQRDAKVERVFFDEQLPLGTFDGTVYESEGFQAIEGDRYVFVSDGVYNALGPHGEHYGDRELAEAVAATADLPAAHVPGAVLRELTRRRRGGQAEDDAMVVCLDWFGPTPQAGPDAPPSVTVRRAD, from the coding sequence TTGGACAGATCACTGGCGGTGGAGCGGCTTCTGCGTGACGTCCCACCCCACGAGCTGCCGGCTGCGCTGCGCTCGGCGCTGGGCGAGCACTTCGGCGCCCTGGCGGTCGAACTGCTGCTGGCCGACTACGCCCTGACGGAGCTGTGCCAGGTCGGCCGGGAGCCCTACACCACCGAGCCGATCCCGGTGGAGGGCACGACGCCGGGCGAGGCCTTCCTCAGCCAGGCGGCCGCGTTCTCCCACGACGGCGAGCGCGTCACCGGATATCTGCCGATCAGCGTCCGCGGCGACCGGCTCGGCGTCCTCGCCGTCACCCTGCCGCGCGAGCCCGAGCCGCCGGTCTGGGCCGAGCTCGAGCGGTTCGCCGAGGCGGTGGCGCACGAGCTGTTCGTCGCCGACCGCGACACCGACCTCTATATCCAGGCCCGCCGGTCGTCCCGGCTGACGCTGGCCGCCGAAATGCAGTGGCAGCTGCTGCCGGGCCGCGCGTGCACCCGCGCCGAATTCGCCCTGGGTGGCCAGCTCGAACCCGCGTACGCCATCTACGGCGACTGCTTCGACTGGTCGGCGTCCGCGCGGAAGCTCGCGGTCACGCTGATCAACGGCATGGGGGAGGGCAGCGAAGCCGCGCTGCTGACCAACCTCGCGGTCAACGCCCTGCGCAACGCCCGCCGCGCCGGGATCGCGCTGGACGCGCAGGCCGAGCTCGCCGACCAGGCGGTGTACGCGCACTACCGCGGCGCCGAGCACGTGGCCGCGCTGCTGCTGGAGTTCGACCTGGCGACCGGCGCGGTGTCGGTCGTCGACGCCGGCTCACCACGGCTGTGGCGGCAGCGGGACGCGAAGGTGGAGCGGGTCTTCTTCGACGAGCAGCTCCCGCTGGGCACGTTCGACGGCACGGTCTACGAGTCCGAAGGCTTCCAGGCGATCGAAGGCGACCGCTACGTCTTCGTCAGCGACGGCGTGTACAACGCCCTCGGCCCGCACGGCGAGCACTACGGCGACCGCGAGCTGGCCGAAGCGGTCGCGGCGACGGCCGACCTCCCGGCGGCGCACGTCCCGGGCGCGGTGCTGCGGGAGCTGACGAGGCGCCGGCGCGGCGGCCAGGCCGAGGACGACGCGATGGTCGTGTGCCTCGACTGGTTCGGGCCGACGCCCCAGGCCGGCCCGGACGCGCCTCCGTCGGTGACGGTGCGCCGGGCGGACTGA
- a CDS encoding S1 family peptidase, protein MRTTSDRRRRFRARAVAVAVLVGAGIAFANAAIGAPAGPALAAALGGHSLPDTTALGRDPAPAPPDSTKPAPSPILPFNAKLTSDDIPVQGGGVRDGACSGSLVAPQWVVTAGHCFHDIKDARIGGRPPYTMTVTVGRLKDSDPGGHTAVVVDVRQSPVNDLAVAKLSTPVDGITPVELASTRPAVGEELQFAGWGSHSATVLGPSDHLKRGRFRVSGIAQSTLEALPIGTRTVDNGPCPEDSGGPFFVSDDNDRTARLIAIVNTGPPCPQPGAETIARVDVVADWIREQTG, encoded by the coding sequence GTGAGGACGACTTCGGATCGACGGCGCCGCTTCCGCGCGCGGGCCGTGGCCGTCGCGGTGCTGGTGGGGGCCGGTATCGCGTTCGCCAACGCCGCCATCGGCGCACCGGCCGGGCCCGCGCTGGCCGCGGCGCTCGGCGGGCACAGCCTGCCCGACACCACAGCGCTGGGCCGCGACCCGGCGCCCGCACCGCCGGATTCGACGAAGCCTGCGCCGAGCCCGATCCTGCCGTTCAACGCGAAACTGACGTCGGACGACATCCCGGTCCAGGGCGGCGGCGTGCGCGACGGTGCGTGCAGCGGCTCGCTGGTGGCGCCGCAGTGGGTCGTCACGGCCGGGCACTGCTTCCACGACATCAAGGACGCCCGGATCGGCGGCCGGCCGCCGTACACGATGACCGTGACGGTCGGGCGGCTCAAGGACAGCGACCCCGGCGGGCACACGGCGGTGGTCGTCGACGTCCGGCAGTCGCCGGTCAACGACCTCGCGGTCGCGAAGCTCAGCACGCCGGTAGACGGCATCACGCCGGTGGAACTGGCCTCGACGCGCCCGGCGGTCGGCGAGGAGCTGCAGTTCGCGGGCTGGGGCTCGCACTCGGCGACCGTGCTCGGCCCGTCCGACCACCTCAAACGCGGGCGGTTCCGGGTTTCGGGCATCGCCCAGTCGACCTTGGAAGCCCTGCCGATCGGCACGCGCACGGTGGACAACGGCCCCTGCCCGGAGGACTCGGGCGGTCCGTTCTTCGTCTCGGACGACAACGACCGCACCGCGCGCCTGATCGCCATCGTGAACACCGGGCCGCCGTGCCCTCAGCCGGGCGCGGAGACGATCGCGAGGGTCGACGTGGTGGCGGACTGGATCCGCGAGCAGACGGGCTGA
- a CDS encoding TetR/AcrR family transcriptional regulator, translating into MPTPEEPGPRPGGRPRDAALDEAIILATRDRLVRDGYSLMTIGDIASDAKVSRPTLYRRWSTKFELVVDALDYGFRKQRDSYAVDLSSMAPREALVEAVRRLDPAYFNPDAMVLMGNFAGEAIRTPELLGILREHAVEPRVTLVENVLARLQESGAVRDGIDRHTIATMCFGSYFAAFYRGESRDEIPEAVVSVLWPAIATAKAPRERRPSR; encoded by the coding sequence ATGCCCACGCCCGAGGAGCCCGGGCCGCGTCCCGGCGGCCGTCCCCGCGACGCCGCGCTCGACGAGGCGATCATCCTGGCCACCCGGGACCGCCTCGTCCGCGACGGCTACTCGCTCATGACCATCGGCGACATCGCCTCCGACGCGAAGGTCAGCCGCCCGACGCTCTACCGGCGGTGGAGCACGAAGTTCGAGCTGGTCGTCGACGCGCTGGACTACGGCTTCCGCAAACAGCGGGACAGCTACGCCGTCGACCTGAGCAGCATGGCGCCGAGGGAGGCGCTCGTCGAAGCCGTCCGCCGGCTGGACCCCGCCTACTTCAACCCGGACGCCATGGTCCTCATGGGCAACTTCGCCGGCGAGGCTATCCGCACGCCGGAGCTGCTCGGGATCCTGCGCGAGCACGCCGTCGAACCGCGGGTCACGCTGGTCGAGAACGTGCTGGCCCGGCTGCAGGAAAGCGGTGCGGTGCGGGACGGCATCGACCGGCACACCATCGCGACGATGTGCTTCGGCAGCTACTTCGCCGCCTTCTACCGGGGCGAAAGCCGGGACGAAATCCCCGAAGCGGTCGTTTCGGTGCTGTGGCCGGCGATCGCGACGGCCAAGGCGCCTCGCGAACGCCGTCCGAGTCGATGA
- a CDS encoding DUF4863 family protein — MTTAQQLIDRSIPFLDAVKNRTAGGELESWLNEHHGPGSPLYDDLARMITDGVRAGWAANIEVDGPKYRRSRIADPRDVLNYFSVTAVYMDSVEPYRGQYHQHPYGELNLVVPLDPDAKLRGPNGWSGPGWTAPGPGSHHYPEVKGGALIALFYLPAGRISYDITPPAE, encoded by the coding sequence ATGACCACCGCCCAGCAGCTGATCGACCGGAGCATCCCGTTCCTCGACGCCGTCAAGAACCGGACCGCGGGCGGGGAGCTGGAGTCCTGGCTCAACGAGCACCACGGCCCCGGCAGCCCGCTCTACGACGACCTCGCGCGCATGATCACCGACGGCGTCCGCGCCGGCTGGGCGGCGAACATCGAGGTGGACGGCCCGAAGTACCGGCGCAGCCGGATCGCCGACCCCCGGGACGTCCTGAACTACTTCAGCGTCACCGCCGTCTACATGGACAGCGTCGAGCCCTACCGCGGCCAGTACCACCAGCACCCGTACGGCGAGCTCAACCTCGTGGTGCCGCTCGACCCGGACGCGAAGCTGAGGGGCCCGAACGGCTGGAGCGGCCCGGGCTGGACCGCGCCGGGCCCGGGCAGCCACCACTACCCGGAGGTCAAGGGCGGCGCGCTGATCGCCCTGTTCTACCTGCCGGCGGGCCGGATCTCCTACGACATCACCCCACCGGCCGAGTGA
- a CDS encoding nitroreductase: MSATVEDALLTRRSCRAFRPDPVPRAELERLLDLASRAASNSNCQPWRVHVLTGAAKRALSADLLRAHDEGRRAASEFGYQPAADEWPEPFRSRRRRFGEGLYRDALGIEPGDTAGRLAHHRRNYDFFGAPVGMVLTVSRLPLRGALVDAGLFLQGLMLAARGAGLHTCAQASLIDYHPVLRRHLGVPADHVVVCGIALGYADESHPLAGHRTTREPVPAFATFHDRRDPG; encoded by the coding sequence GTGAGCGCCACCGTCGAGGACGCGCTGCTCACCCGCCGCAGCTGCCGCGCGTTCCGGCCGGACCCCGTGCCCCGCGCGGAGCTCGAGCGGCTGCTGGACCTGGCGTCCCGCGCGGCCAGCAACTCCAACTGCCAGCCGTGGCGGGTGCACGTGCTGACCGGCGCGGCCAAGCGGGCACTGAGCGCGGACTTGCTGCGCGCGCACGACGAAGGCCGCCGGGCCGCGAGCGAGTTCGGCTACCAGCCCGCCGCCGACGAGTGGCCCGAGCCGTTCCGCTCCCGCCGTCGCCGCTTCGGCGAAGGGCTCTACCGGGACGCGCTCGGCATCGAGCCCGGCGACACCGCCGGCCGCCTCGCCCACCACCGGCGCAACTACGACTTCTTCGGCGCGCCGGTCGGCATGGTCCTCACCGTCAGCAGGCTGCCCCTGCGGGGCGCGCTCGTCGACGCCGGCCTGTTCCTGCAGGGGCTCATGCTCGCCGCGCGCGGAGCCGGGCTGCACACGTGCGCGCAGGCATCGCTGATCGACTACCACCCGGTCCTGCGCCGGCACCTGGGCGTGCCGGCCGACCACGTGGTCGTCTGCGGGATCGCGCTCGGGTACGCCGACGAAAGTCACCCGCTCGCCGGTCACCGCACGACCCGCGAGCCGGTCCCGGCGTTCGCGACCTTCCACGACCGCCGGGACCCGGGCTGA
- a CDS encoding CU044_5270 family protein: MDDLDLIRERAQAVGFAPAEQLTPARERLLAAARGERPHRSRRWFWAAGVTVGLAAAITAVVALAPADRVGIGAGVAHADPVKVLTEAASAALREPATPPRPDQFLYVKTEHVDHSTREIWLSVDGTRDGLLGKDTKLPACHDGKAPYSGPYDRKKKGTLEDCRPTPAYRADLPTTADAMLAYLRTLPGGKESINSMGKNVLTLADERALTPASYAALYQAAAKAPGLRALDHVTDAAGRPGVGITWRNPADPPEFRGVVMVFDAETHQFLGTEDTAVTVKTFVDEAGQRP; the protein is encoded by the coding sequence ATGGATGACCTCGACCTGATCCGCGAGCGCGCGCAGGCTGTCGGCTTCGCGCCGGCGGAGCAGCTCACCCCCGCGCGGGAGCGGCTGCTGGCCGCGGCCCGCGGCGAACGACCGCACCGGTCCCGCCGCTGGTTCTGGGCCGCCGGCGTCACGGTCGGCCTGGCCGCGGCGATCACCGCGGTCGTCGCACTCGCCCCGGCCGACCGGGTGGGCATCGGCGCCGGCGTCGCGCACGCCGACCCGGTCAAGGTGCTGACCGAGGCGGCGAGCGCGGCGCTGCGGGAACCGGCCACGCCGCCGCGCCCGGACCAGTTCCTCTACGTGAAGACGGAGCACGTCGACCACTCCACCCGCGAGATCTGGCTGTCGGTCGACGGCACCCGCGACGGCCTCCTGGGCAAGGACACCAAGCTGCCCGCCTGCCACGACGGCAAGGCCCCGTATTCCGGCCCGTACGACCGGAAGAAGAAGGGCACCCTGGAGGACTGCCGGCCCACCCCCGCCTACCGCGCGGACCTGCCGACGACCGCCGACGCGATGCTGGCCTACCTGCGCACCCTCCCCGGCGGCAAGGAGAGCATCAACTCGATGGGCAAGAACGTGCTGACCCTCGCCGACGAGCGGGCTCTCACCCCCGCCTCCTACGCCGCTCTCTACCAGGCGGCGGCGAAGGCGCCCGGGCTGAGGGCACTGGACCACGTCACCGACGCCGCGGGCCGCCCGGGGGTCGGCATCACGTGGAGGAACCCCGCCGACCCGCCCGAATTCCGGGGGGTCGTCATGGTCTTCGATGCCGAGACCCACCAGTTCCTCGGTACCGAGGACACCGCCGTGACCGTGAAGACCTTCGTCGACGAGGCGGGGCAACGCCCCTGA
- a CDS encoding RNA polymerase sigma factor has translation MTPEDTEADDDASVIGRSRAEPSLFAVIFDRHSRHIHRYLVRRLGPTAADDVLADTFLIAFSKRAKFDLARPDARPWLYGIATNLVSRQWRAEARELKLRQAVGPPAVDDGHADRVAEQVTAQALGADLDRALAKLRPRERDVLLLVAAEGLGYQEVAEALAIPVGTVKSRLNRARGRVRAELGALDLVKETASHG, from the coding sequence ATGACCCCGGAAGACACCGAAGCCGACGACGACGCGAGCGTGATCGGGCGCTCGCGGGCGGAACCGAGCCTGTTCGCGGTCATCTTCGACCGCCACTCCCGGCACATCCACCGCTACCTCGTCCGGCGGCTCGGCCCGACCGCGGCGGACGACGTCCTCGCGGACACGTTCCTCATCGCCTTCAGCAAGCGGGCGAAGTTCGACCTCGCCCGGCCGGACGCGCGGCCGTGGCTCTACGGCATCGCCACGAACCTCGTCTCGCGGCAGTGGCGGGCCGAGGCGCGCGAACTGAAGCTCCGCCAAGCGGTTGGGCCGCCCGCGGTCGACGACGGGCACGCCGACCGCGTCGCCGAGCAGGTCACCGCCCAGGCCCTCGGCGCCGACCTCGACCGGGCGCTGGCCAAGCTGCGCCCGCGGGAGCGGGACGTCCTGCTGCTCGTCGCCGCGGAAGGGCTCGGCTACCAGGAGGTGGCCGAAGCCCTCGCCATCCCCGTCGGCACCGTCAAGTCGCGGCTCAACCGGGCCCGCGGCCGCGTCCGCGCCGAACTCGGCGCCCTCGACCTCGTGAAGGAGACCGCCAGCCATGGATGA
- a CDS encoding amidohydrolase family protein: protein MLPKIALEEAYEHPERVARLLADEEALADASDRGGVTPEFYRPVMEKLREFDDVRLGSMDRAGIAHTILSLTAPGIQSIVDPAAATAEARRQNDFLAEQVARHPDRYSGFAAVALQEPENAAAELRRAVTELGFKGVLVNGYTNVGDPEHGSYLDEPRYRGFWETLAELDVPLYLHPRPSLPGGQALYAGHPEMKGATWGFGTETASHAVRLLLSGHFDRFPTAKLILGHLGEALPALLWRTQNMFQANPFDQRPRRTLPEYVADNIWITTSGTFSDHALINAVLSVGADHIMFSVDYPYSENAGAAEWIERAPISELDRRKIAHGNAAALFGIELG from the coding sequence ATGCTGCCGAAGATCGCGCTGGAAGAGGCCTACGAGCACCCCGAGCGCGTCGCCCGGCTGCTGGCCGACGAGGAAGCGCTCGCCGACGCGTCCGACCGCGGCGGGGTCACGCCGGAGTTCTACCGGCCGGTGATGGAGAAGCTGCGGGAGTTCGACGACGTCCGGCTCGGCAGCATGGACCGCGCGGGGATCGCGCACACGATCCTGTCGCTCACCGCGCCCGGCATCCAGAGCATCGTCGACCCGGCGGCGGCGACCGCGGAAGCGCGCCGGCAGAACGACTTCCTCGCCGAGCAGGTCGCCCGGCACCCGGACCGGTACTCCGGCTTCGCCGCGGTGGCGTTGCAGGAGCCCGAGAACGCGGCGGCCGAACTGCGCCGCGCGGTCACCGAACTCGGCTTCAAGGGCGTGCTCGTCAACGGCTACACGAACGTCGGCGACCCCGAGCACGGCAGCTACCTCGACGAGCCGCGCTACCGCGGGTTCTGGGAGACGCTCGCCGAGCTGGACGTGCCGCTGTACCTGCACCCGCGGCCGTCGCTGCCGGGCGGGCAGGCCCTCTACGCCGGGCACCCGGAGATGAAGGGCGCGACCTGGGGCTTCGGTACCGAAACGGCGTCGCACGCCGTGCGGCTGCTGCTGAGCGGGCACTTCGACCGGTTCCCGACGGCGAAGCTGATCCTCGGGCACCTGGGGGAGGCGCTGCCCGCGCTGCTGTGGCGCACGCAGAACATGTTCCAGGCCAACCCGTTCGACCAGCGGCCGCGCCGGACGCTGCCCGAGTACGTCGCGGACAACATCTGGATCACCACCAGCGGCACCTTCTCCGACCACGCGCTGATCAACGCCGTGCTGAGCGTCGGCGCCGACCACATCATGTTCTCCGTGGACTACCCGTACTCCGAGAACGCCGGGGCCGCCGAGTGGATCGAGCGCGCGCCGATCAGCGAACTGGACCGCCGCAAGATCGCGCACGGCAACGCCGCCGCGCTGTTCGGGATCGAGCTCGGCTGA
- a CDS encoding NtaA/DmoA family FMN-dependent monooxygenase (This protein belongs to a clade of FMN-dependent monooxygenases, within a broader family of flavin-dependent oxidoreductases, the luciferase-like monooxygenase (LMM) family, some of whose members use coenzyme F420 rather than FMN.): protein MTADSLHFNAFIWPNGYHESAWRVVDDDVRGVLGLPYYAGIARTAERGLMDSIFLADNIAIAEYRVTHLPQTQFDPISVLSALAAVTEKIGLIGTGSTTYNKPWELARRFATLDHLSGGRAGWNIVTTITPLAAANFGEKAHPDHADRYERAHEFVDVVTRAWDSWDDDAIVGDRENGVWADRAKLHAPRFHGRFYDVEGVLPFPRSPQGRPVLVQAGQSAAGIGLAARYAELVFSGPPSLAAAVKFRAELDAQVVAAGRDPKGVRVLPALMVTLGGTEAEAKARAERLEELASPEFRWQNALYTAGLDPDAFDPDAPLPAELRAEGGSSRLQQLAAAARERPEAPLREIAAAITGGAGQVHFVGTPEQFADHVLTWQDAGAVDGFTIMGSTLPYELAAFVDHVVPILQRKGRYRTEYTGSTLREHLAP from the coding sequence GTGACCGCAGATTCCCTGCACTTCAACGCCTTCATCTGGCCGAACGGCTACCACGAGTCCGCGTGGCGGGTCGTCGACGACGACGTCCGCGGGGTGCTCGGGCTGCCGTACTACGCCGGCATCGCGCGGACCGCCGAGCGCGGCCTGATGGACTCGATCTTCCTCGCCGACAACATCGCCATCGCCGAGTACCGGGTCACCCACCTGCCGCAGACCCAGTTCGACCCGATCTCGGTGCTGTCGGCCCTGGCCGCGGTCACCGAGAAGATCGGCCTGATCGGCACGGGCTCGACGACCTACAACAAGCCGTGGGAGCTGGCCCGCCGGTTCGCCACGCTGGACCACCTCAGCGGCGGCCGGGCCGGCTGGAACATCGTCACCACCATCACCCCGCTGGCCGCGGCGAACTTCGGCGAGAAGGCCCACCCGGACCACGCCGACCGGTACGAGCGCGCGCACGAGTTCGTCGACGTCGTCACCCGGGCGTGGGACAGCTGGGACGACGACGCGATCGTCGGCGACCGCGAGAACGGCGTCTGGGCCGACCGCGCCAAGCTGCACGCCCCGCGCTTCCACGGCCGGTTCTACGACGTCGAAGGTGTGCTGCCGTTCCCGCGGTCGCCGCAGGGGCGCCCGGTGCTCGTCCAGGCGGGACAGTCGGCCGCCGGGATCGGGCTCGCCGCCCGGTACGCGGAGCTGGTGTTCTCCGGCCCGCCGTCGCTGGCAGCCGCGGTGAAGTTCCGCGCCGAGCTGGACGCCCAAGTGGTCGCGGCGGGGCGGGACCCGAAGGGCGTGCGCGTGCTGCCCGCGCTGATGGTGACCCTCGGCGGTACCGAGGCCGAGGCGAAGGCCCGGGCGGAGCGGCTGGAAGAGCTGGCCAGCCCGGAGTTCCGCTGGCAGAACGCGTTGTACACCGCCGGCCTCGACCCGGACGCGTTCGACCCGGACGCCCCGCTGCCCGCCGAGCTGCGGGCGGAGGGCGGATCGAGCCGTCTTCAGCAGCTGGCCGCGGCGGCGCGGGAGCGTCCCGAGGCCCCGCTGCGCGAGATCGCAGCGGCGATCACCGGGGGAGCGGGGCAGGTCCACTTCGTCGGCACGCCGGAGCAGTTCGCCGACCACGTGCTCACCTGGCAGGACGCCGGCGCCGTCGACGGGTTCACCATCATGGGCTCGACGCTGCCCTACGAGCTGGCCGCGTTCGTCGACCACGTCGTGCCGATCCTGCAGCGCAAGGGCCGGTACCGGACCGAGTACACCGGCTCGACGCTGCGTGAACACCTCGCCCCGTGA